TATTGTTGATGTGGCGTTGGCTTTAGAATATCTTCACtagaagtggcaaaatggattcaTATCCACCAATCCATCCATATAAACCAatcttaaatggatttggatgatccatataaattcaatggttttaaatggataaccatttaaatccaattatattggtggatttaaatggattatccaTCTTATCCATATACATCCATTTaacttaaaaaatagaaaacacatTTATAAAAATGTGAGATAAAATCTTGTGGGACCATCTATTCTTTTCTTCATAACTTTCTCATATGTCAAATTAATTTTGTGGGACCACCTATTCTTTCCTTCATAACTTCCTCACATGCCAAGTTGCCAATAACattaattgcattttatttgctTCTAGTTTCTAGACTTCTTCCAtccttttcaaaattatattttagtctctactcttgtttgttttaattaaacTCTCATGTAGTAATGATTGCAAACATTTATATtcttaagtaaagaaaaagcGAGAATGCATCATGCAgtgtcaaaatattttttatttttttaattcttttatttataaaaatatttttctaaggAGTGTCCCCGCAACATTGATTAAGATATGTAAAtgacacctttttttttttttttccaaattgtcATACTTGCAATCCCTCTCCCCTCATCACCCAACCcaaatatccaaaaaaaaaaaaaaagacgccTAATTTACTAAGTAATATAAGGTAGCTTGTATATCAATGGTATAATAAGGAGtttcatacatttttaggtACTACGTGCACATgtgatgaaaatattttacttgtcaAATAACATAAGATTTCTTATTAGAATTCCACTTTAGGTGATTTAAGGATAGAACTTTGGGGATCtatattttttggaaaaaaacatttggatcttaaatttaggatttgggagagtaaatggataaatggatggatcatggtttacactatccatttaaatgacatccatttagatccatttattaaatggtttTAATTGGATTGGATCAATTTGATCCACTATCCATTTAACTAAAACCATTTATCAACCATTtatccattttgccacttctaATCTTCACCATGATCACGCACCAGATGTTGTTCATTGTGATTTGAAGCCAAGCAACATCCTGCTAGATGAAGATATGGCTGCACATGTCTGTGATTTCAGTATTTCCAAAATCTTCGGCAATGGGGAAACTATGATTCAAACCAACACTTTGGCCACAATTGGTTATATGGCACCAGGTAatatttcttctctttttctaaaCTACGATATTCTGAACCATTAATTGTTTCTAAAAGCTGCGCTAAATATTATGAAACACTTAATGCCAATTGTTGTTACAGAATATGGAGAGAAAGGAATAGTGTCTACAAGTGGTGATGTCTACAGTTTCGGCATAATTTTGCTTGAAACATTCACAGGGAAAAAACCAACTGATGATATCTTTGGGGAAGAATTGAACTTGAAGCAGTGGGTTAGCAAATCTATAGAGGCGAACTCAGTTATGAAAGTCGTTGACAGAAACTTAATTAAGAAAGATCAGAA
Above is a genomic segment from Coffea eugenioides isolate CCC68of chromosome 5, Ceug_1.0, whole genome shotgun sequence containing:
- the LOC113770347 gene encoding receptor kinase-like protein Xa21 produces the protein MAAHVCDFSISKIFGNGETMIQTNTLATIGYMAPEYGEKGIVSTSGDVYSFGIILLETFTGKKPTDDIFGEELNLKQWVSKSIEANSVMKVVDRNLIKKDQNFYPMEQCLLSILRVGLLCLSDLPQERINMRNIVARLENIEVPLVK